AACTGTCGGCGCGGGCCGCGCATCCCCCCGCGGATGCGCGGACCACGCCGACATGACCAATCGCCTACCGCCGGTTCGGATTCGACCGGCAGTAGGCGCACTCGAGCCCGTGGCGAACGGAGGGGGGTCGTTGAGGCCCGCCACGGGCTCAAGATCTATTGGCAGGCTCAGGTCCAGGCCTTTGCCCACTTCGTGCACCGGTGGTGGTCGATGCAGAGCTTGATCTTGATCCGCTTGTTCTCAGTCAGATCGTTGTCACTGCCCAACTGGATGGCACGGCTCGAGCTGGTCTTGTAGCGGTACTTGTAAGGACCGCCGGGACCGTAGTAACGCACCTTGACCAGGGCCTTGTGGTTGTCCGCGTTGTCGTCACGCAGGTACAGAACCTCGTCGTACGACTGGAACTGCGCGACGTACTTGCCCCCGCCACGGAAGCCCTTGATGGTGGCCTTGGCGTTGCGTCCGCCCTCGTCGTATGGCACAGCCTTGAGGTTGCTGTGGGCCTTGAACTTGCAGTGCGTCCGCTTCGGCTTACACGGGTTGTCGTGACCGTGATCGGCGTTGGCCGGTGCTGTGGCAAGGCCAACGGCCAGGACGGATACCGCCGCACCGGCCATCGTGTTTCGGACTGCTCTGGACATTACTGTCACGGGATGATCCCTCCGAGTTCAGCGGCGACTGGTGTCGCCCGGTTGTTGATGAAGAGCCTGGGCGAAGCCGGTCTCAGTTCGCTGTCGATTCGCTGTCGGCGACTCGGGCGGTAGATTCCGGTCATGGCACATCCGCGGATGTACGACGACGCCGACCCGCTTCTGGCCGAGGTCAGGCCGATCTGCCTCGCACTTCCCGAAACCCGCGAGGTCGAAGCATGGGGCCGGCCCACCTTCCGCGCGGGCAAGAGAATCTTCGCCGTCTACTCCGGCGACGACGACCACGAGAACTCCCTCGTGTTCAAGCCGGAGTCCGACGAACGAGCCGCACTCCTGCAGGACCCCCGCTTCTACTCCCCTCCGTACTTCGGCCCGTCGGGTTGGCTCGCGCTCGACCTGGTGGAGCATCCGCCCGACTGGGCAGAGGTCGCCGAGCTCGTAGAGGCGTCGTACCGTCAGGTCGCGCTGAAGCGCATGCTGCGGGCGCTACCCTGATCGGCGTGTCCGCGAAACCACTGAGTGAAATCGTCGCCCCCGACTGGGCTGAAGCGCTCGCACCGGTCGAGCCGGACATCACCCGGCTGGGTGCGTTCCTGCGCGATGAGATCGGCGCGGGGCGTACGTATCTTCCGGCGGGCGATGACATCCTCCGCGCGTTCCGGGAACCGATGGCCGACGTGCGGGTGCTCATCGTCGGCCAGGATCCTTACCCGACTCCCGGTCACCCGATCGGGCTGTGCTTCTCGGTTGCACCCGACGTACGCCCCGTGCCGGCCAGCCTGCAGAACATCTATGCCGAGCTGGAAGCGGATCTCGGTCTGCCTCGACCGGAGTCCGGCGACCTGACGCCGTGGACCAAGCAGGGCGTACTCCTGCTCAACAGGGTCCTGACCGTTCGGCCAGGCAAGCCTGCGAGCCACCGCGGTAAGGGGTGGGAGTCGGTGACAGAGCAGGCGATCCGCGCTCTCGTCGCCCGCGATGCGCCCCTGGTCGCGCTGCTCTGGGGCCGCGACGCACAGACCCTCGAACCGATGCTCGGTGATACGACGGTGATCAAGAGCCCGCATCCGAGCCCGCTGTCGGCGTCCCGTGGCTTCTTCGGCTCGCGGCCCTTCAGCCGGGCCAACAGCGCGCTGGAGGCGGCCGGCGCGACACCGGTCGACTGGCGCCTGACCTGATCCCTGCCGCCCCGCCCCCTGAGCCGCACATTTCAGCCCCGAAATCGAAAGGTTGGGGGCTGAAACGTGCGGCTCAGGGGGCGGGGAGTGGGTCGGTGGGTGCGACGACGAGCGGGGCTGCCGGCCGACGCATCGGTCGCCACAACAGAGCGGTGACCACAAGGGATGCGCCCGCCATGCACGCCATCGCCTCGCCGGGCGCCATCAGCTCCGCGAGCGTCCCGGACACTGTCGCCGCAACACCTTGCATCGTCAGCATTCCGGCACTGTGGAGGCCGAGCGCCTGGCCGCGCACGTGCTCGGGTACGAGGGCAACGAGCCGCTCCTGAAGCATGATCCCGGCGCCGAAACCGACCGACGCAGCCGCAACGAGAATCGCCGCCAGCGGCACCGGCAACGCGAGCGCGAATGCGAGGTACGGCAGCGCGAGGAGCGCCTGCACCGGCGACACCAGCCGTCGTCGCAGCCGCGGCGACACGAACCGACCGGTCACCGCATCGCCACAGAGCATGCCGAGCGCCCCCGCGATGAACAACACGCCCGCCGCCTCCGGCGCGTACGGGACGAACAACGCCTCGCATCCCACGACGAGCCCGTTCGGCAGCCACAGCGCGGCGTACGTGACGCGCACGCTCGAGCCCGACCACAGCTGCCGATTCACCCGCCAGGTCTCCCGGATCGACGGGCGGCCTTCCGCTCGCGCCGGACGCTGGGTCAGACCGAACCTGGTGACCACCGCGCCAACGCCTGCCAACATGGCAGCGACCAGCAGCGCCGCCCGCGGCGACAGCACGACGAGCAGGACACCGCCGGTCGCGAATCCCGCGATCTGCATAGTGCTCATCGCCATGTTCAGCACGGAGCGCCCGAGCACGTATGCGTCATCGGGCAGGATCTCGGTGAGCAAGCCCCACCGTGTTCCGCCCGCGATCGAACCCACCACACCCTCGGCCAGGATGATCGCGAGCATCGCCGCGATCGGCATTCCGGGCACTGCTAGCACCGCGGTCGAAATCGCGAGTACGAGCGAGCTGGTCGCCAACACCATCCGCGGCGGCAGCTGATCGGCGATCGACATCATCGTCAGCGCACCCGCCAACTGCGCGAATGCCGGCCCGAACATGCTCAGGGCCGCCAACAGCGGTGAGCCGGTACGCGCGAAGACGAGCGTCGCGAGGGCGAGTCCTGCCAAGGTGCCGCTCGCGACATTTGCGCACACGGCGAGGAAGAACACGCGGAACTCGCGTACCGCAAACAATTGTCGGTAGGTCACGCAGACAGTGTCGAGTGGATGCCGGCGAAGGCGTAGAGTTTCGCTTGGAGGCGAAACATGGGCCATTGGAAGATCGACACCGAGGCTCTTGCACGTGGCCGGTTCGCCGTGTCGCCGCTCGCCGAAACCGTCGCGTCGATCCTCGCCTTGCGCTCGCGGCGCAAACATCCCGGGCTCGAGGACTGGCAACGGGCAAACCAACACGCGTTCCGCGAGTTCGTCGCGGCCGACCCCTTCACGCGTGCCTTTCTCGACGCCGCCTTCCGGCCACGGTGGAACGCCGACTTCGTCGTCGCGCCGCCGCACCGTGCTGACCGCACCTTCCACGATGAGCTCCGGCATGTGCGCGAGACGCCACTCGACGTCGCACTGGCCGATCTCGGCACCTCCCGTACCGAGGCGCGGGGCACGCCGCTCGAGACACCCGAACTGGCAGACCGCTGCGCCGACGTCCTCGAATGGGTGTGGACGCACCTGGTACGCCCCGACTGGACCCGCCGTCGGTGGATCCTGGAGTCGGACATCGTGGCGCGTACGCACCAGCTCAGCTCACACGGCTGGGCAGCGGCGCTGGAAGGGCTGGGCCCGGGCGTACGTTGGCTCGGCGACGGTCGACTGCGGATCAACGCCTTCGACAACCCGCCGCGCGAGATCTCGGACGCCGAGCTGATCTTCGTCCCGGTCACGCCCCGACACGGCTGGGTCGGCTGGGACGAGCCGCACCGGTACACGCTGATCTACCCGTCGTCGGGGGTCCTCGCCAGTCCCGAACGGGATGCGACGCCGACGGCGCTGCGACGCCTGATCGGCCCGGCGCGAGCGAGCGTCCTCGCGCTACTCGACGCGCCCAAGTCGACCAGCCAGCTCGTTGCACTCACCGGGTACACACTCGGCTCGGTCGGCGGGCATCTGCGGGTCATGCTCGATGCCGGTCTCGTACGCCGCAGCCGCTCGGGACGCTCAGTGCTCTACTACCGCACTCCGCTCGGGGAGGAGCTGGTCGACGCAAACCCGTGAGCCGCCATCATGGACGCATGGCGACTCCGATCATCCTCGACTGCGACCCCGGCCACGACGACGCGCTGGCCATCCTGCTCGCGTACGCGAACCCAGCAGTCGATCTGCGGGCGATCACGACCGTCGCCGGCAACCAGACGCTGGCCAAGGTGACCGAGAACGCCCGCAAGGTGGCGACGCTGGCCGGCATCACGGACGTACCGATCGCCGCGGGTGCCGATCGACCTCTGGTTCGCGACCTCGTGGTTGCGCAGGACGTACACGGTCGCACCGGTCTCGATGGCGCCGACCTACCCGAAGCGCGAGTGCCGCTGAACAGCATGTCAGCCACAACCCTGATGGCGCAGGCGATCGAGACCTCCGACCGCCCTGTCACCCTCGTACCGACCGGGCCGCTGACCAACATCGCACAGCTGCTCCGCGCGCACCCGAGCACCGCAGACCGCATCGAGCAGATCGTCTGGATGGGCGGCAGCACCTCGCACGGGAACGTCACTCCGTTCGCGGAGTTCAATGCCTTCGCCGATCCCGAAGCGGCGTCGGAGGTGTTCGCATCCGGTGTGCCCGTCACGATGATCGGGCTCAACGTCACGCATCAGGCGCTCGCCACCGACGAGATCATCGCCCGAATCCGTGGCCTGGGCAGCGACCTGACCACGACGATCGCCGACCTGCTCGACTTCTTCGCCTCCACGTACAAGCAGATCTGGAACCTCCCCGCCCCTCCCGTGCACGACGCCGTGGCGGTTGCCAGGGTCATCGAGCCCGCGCTCGTCGAGTGCAGCAAGACCGCCATCTCGATCGAAACCGCAGGCGAGTTCACCGCCGGAGCCACTGTGGTCGACATTTACGAGCGCACCGGCCGACCACCCAACGCGTACGCGGGGGTGGCCGTTGACGTCGAGCGGTTCTGGGAGCTGCTGATCGACGCCCTCGCGACCTACTGAGCCGCCATGTCCACCGGTTGGAGTGAGTCGACGCGAGGGCTGTTCACGCTGCCCTCGGGTCGTGCCGTACGTGGTCGCGGACTGCGCCATGGCCTGCCGGCCGGCCAGCGTCCGACCTACGGGGTGTACCTACTCGGCCGCCGGCCCCCGCCGGTCGACTGGGAGACCGACTGGATCCGCTGGCCGGACTTCTGGCTGCCGACTGATCGCGCCGCAGCCCGCGCCGCGCTCCAAGAGACCTGGCGCCGGGCAGAGCACGAACGCGTCGAGCTCGCCTGCGGCGGCGGCATCGGGCGTACCGGCACAGCGCTCGCCTGTTTGGCCGTCATAGACGGTGTTCCTCCGACCGATGCGGTTGAGTACGTACGCGCGCATTACCACCCGAAAGCGGTCGAAACACCGTGGCAGCGACGCTACGTGCATCGGTTCGGCTGACGCCGTATGACAGGCTCGCCGCATGGCTTCCACCGACCCGAAGACTGTCCTGCACCGCTATCTGCAGAGCGCACGCGAGACGATGGTGTGGAAGCTCGACGGACTCCGCGAGTACGACGTACGTCGGCCGCTCACCCCGACCGGCACCAACCTGCTCGGGCTGGTCAAACACCTGACCGGCGTCGAGTTCGGCTACTTCGGCGCGACGTTCGATCGCCCGTACGAGGGCCCGATCCCGTGGCTGACCGAAGATGCCGAGGACAACGTCGACATGTGGGCGACTCCCGAGGAGACCCGCGCCGACATCATCGGCTCGTACCGCGACGTGTGCCGGCATTCCGATCTGACCATCGCAGACCTCGAACTCGACTCGCCAGGGCGCGTCGAGCCTTGGCCGCCCAAGCGGCGCGATGTGACGCTGGAGGCGATCCTCGTCCATGTGATCGCGGAGACTAACCGGCATGCCGGACATGCCGACATCATCCGCGAGCTCATCGACGGGGCCGCAGGCTTGCGGGACGGAGTGAGCAACCTCCCCGACGGCGACCCGGCTTGGTGGGCTCGACACCACGACCGCGTCGAGCAGGCCGCGCGTGCTGCCGAGAACCGTTGAGATGACAGCTTTACGGGACCCTGATGCTTCGACGATCGCGGCAGCACAGGCGCGCATCGAGTCGTACGTACGTCCCCTCACGCTTCGCCGGTCATCGGTCCTGACCGAGCAGACGGGCGGCACGATGACTCTGGTCCTGGAGAGCGAGCAGCCGACGGGCAGCTTCAAGATCCGTGGTGCCGCGAATGCTGTGTTGGCGCATCTCGAGCACGGCGTCACCGGATTCACGACGGCGTCGACCGGCAACCATGCAAGGGCTGTAGCGCATCTGTGCAACCAACACCGGGTGCCGTTACGCGCGTACGTCTCACGCGATGTGAGCGCCGATCGCGTGCGCTCGCTGAAGGAGTTGTCGGCGACCGTCGACGCGTCCGCAGCGAGCCAGACCGAGGCGATCGAGCGTGCGCAGACCTACGCGGCAGAACGCGGCCATGCCTTCGTGCCGCCGTTCGACGACCCGTACGTCATCAGCGGTCAGGGCACCCTCGGGCTCGACCTCGCGTCGGCGATTCCCGAGCTCGACGTCGTGGTGGTGCCCGTATCGGGCGGCGGGCTCGCCTCAGGAGTCGCGCTCGCCGTCAAGTCGGCGCTCCCCCGCGTACGTGTCATCGGCGTCTGCGCCGAGCGGGCACCTGCGATGCGTGCGGCGCTCGACGCCGGACGACCCGTCGAGGTACGTGAGCGTGAGACCGTCGCCGAATCGCTGCGAGGCGACCTGGGTCCCGACAACCGCCACACGTTCCGGCTGGTGCGCGATCTCGTCGACGAGGTCGTGCTGGTCAGCGAAGACGCATTGGTCGACGCGCAGCGGCTGCTCGCGGAAGCCGACGGGGTGGCAGCAGAGGGCGCCGGCGCCGCAGCCACGGCTTTCGTACGCGCCGATCCGCAGGCGTTCACGGGCCGCTCGGTTGCCGTCATCGTGTCAGGCGCCGCTGACACGACTACTCTGCAGCCGTGACCAAACGTGCGCTGTCGTTCGGAGCCGTCGCCGATGCGTACGAGCGATACCGTCCCGGTTACCCGGATGAGCTGGTCGAGGCGGTCATCACATACGACACGGGGCGGCCACGCACCGCACTCGAGATCGGAGCGGGTACGGGCAAGGCGACCCGCGCATTCGTCAAGCACGGGATCGACGTGCTGGCGACTGAGCGCGACCCCGACATGCTGGCCGTGCTCCGGCGGGAAGTGCCGGCGGCGGCGACAGCCCAGGCGACGTTGGAGGAACTGTCCGTCACATCGACGTACGATCTGGTCTACGTCGCCGCAGCGCTGCACTGGACGGACCCCGCGACGCGCTGGCAACGGATCGCGACACTGCTTCGCCCGGGTGGGACGTTCGCTTCCTTCGGTGGCCCGTTCGAGCTTGCCGACGCTGCCGATCAGCGGGCACTCGATGAAGCCCGCAGACCCTACGTTGCTGACGATGCGATCAACCCGCCGGTCGGCGACTGGAGCGACGCCGAGATGCGTTGGCCGGGGTCCGAGCTCGAGCGTACCGACCTGTTCGCCGACGTACGCCAGGTCGTGATCGAGCGCAGCTTCACGACGTCGGCCGACGACTACGTCGCACACCTCGCGACGATCTCGGCGTATCTGCAGCTGCCGCCCGCCGAACTCGCCGCGTTGCTCGATGCGTGCCGTCGGGCGCTACCCGAGACGGTCGAGGTCTCGGCGGACGTCGACCTCCACCTCGCGCGGCGCGCCGGCCCGGGCTGATTCGCACCCTGCCGTACGAGACGCATCATCGCCGTGTCAGCGTTGGATCGTGGACTAGTAGGAGGTTGATCCGGGGCATGGCGTACTTCGAACGCAGGAGTGACTCGTCGTTCCTGGCGACGGACCACGTCGGAGGAGCGTGGGACACCGCCACGCAACACATCGCTCCCGCACTCGGCCTGATGGCCCATGTCATCGAAACCGACCGCGACCGACGTCGCGACGACGGCCTTGTCATCGGGCGGCTTTCGTACGACATCTTGGGCACGGTGCCCGTTGAGCTCGTCGAGACCGATGTGCGGGTCCTACGACCAGGTCGCACCATCGAGCTGGTCGAGGCGACGATGCGTCACGGTGGCCGCGAGATCGTGCGGCTCCGCGCCTGGCTGATGCAGCCCCGAGACACGGCAGAGCTCGAAGGCACGCACTTGCCGCCGATTCCGTCGCCCGACGAGATGCCGCCGTGGGACGGAACCTCCGTGTGGCCGGGCGGATTCATCGAGTCGACCGAGGCCCGCCGGATCGAGCACGAGCCGGGGCGCGCTTCGTACTGGGTACGTACGAAGCTGCCACTCGTCGCCGACGAGGAGGCCAGCCGCCTGTCTCGTACCGTCGGCCTGCTCGACATCGCGAACGGCATGGCCGTACGCGCGAATCCGCGTGAGGTCATGTTCCCGAACCTCGACCTCACAGCGCACTTCTTCGGCGAACCCCGCGGGGACTGGGTCGGCTTCGACACAACCGTCTCGTTCGGCGTCAACGGCATCGGCCTCACCAGCAGCGTCATCCATGACGTCGACGGTCCGATCGCGACGACGAACCAGATCCTGACCGTTCGCCCGCTGTAGCGACGTCGGTTCAGTCGACTTCCGGTGTCTCGGCGCCGTCTCGTTCGTCGCGATCGGCCCATTCGAGCAACGGTGCGATGTCGAAGACGGCCTGGTCGATGCCGTGGTGGAGGTCACCCAGCTCCGCGTACCTCGCCGGCATCGTGTTGATCGTGAAGTCCTCCGGACGCACGTCGTCGATCTCGTCCCACCGCACGGGCGCTGACACACGGGCGTCGGGCACACCGCGCACGGAGTACGCGCAAGCGATCGTGTGGTCGCGGGCGTTCTGGTTGTAGTCGACGAACAACGCGGTCGGGTCGCGGTCCTTGCGCCACCAGGTCGTCGTCACCTCATCGGGAATCCGTCGCTCCACCTCCCGGGCGAACGCCAGCGCTGCCCGGCGTACGTCGGTGAACCCGTGTTCGGGGACGATCCGGACGTACACGTGCATGCCGCGGCCGCCGGTCGTCTTCGGCCACCCGGTTGCGCCCAGCTCGTCGAGGACCTCGTGCACGACGTGTGCCACCCGCTGAACTGTCGCGAAATCGCAGTCGGGCATGGGATCCAGGTCGATGCGCCACTCGTCCGGGATCTCGACATGTGCACGTCGGCTGTTCCACGGATGAAACTCGACGGTCGACATCTGTACCGCCCAGAGCACCTGCGCGACGTCGGTGACGCACAGCTCGTACGCATGTCTCCTGTACCGCGGGAACTCAACTCGCACGGTCTCGATCCAAGGCGGCGCGCCTGCGGGTACGCGCTTCTGATGTACCTTGTCGCCGCTGATGCCGGTCGGGAAGCGATGCAGCATGCACGGGCGCTCCCAAAGCGCGTTGACGATGCCGTCGCCGACCGTCAGGTAGTAGTCGATCAAGTCATGCTTGGTCGCACCGATCTGCGGGAAGTAGATTCGCTCGGGATTGGTCACCCGCACCACGTACGGCCCGACCTCGATCTCGATCGGGTCTCCCGCCTTCGCCATCGTGCCATCCTGCCATCCCTGGACAGCTCATGTGGGTGACGCGACGGCGGCGAGATGGGTTGGGACCCAGGGCGATCCCCGATGCGGCTGACCGTTCGCACCCGCGATGCTCGGGTTGAGTCAACGATCACAGGGGGCGAAATGAAACGAGCACAGTTGGCGATCGCGGCAGTCACGACGACCTTGGCGGTGATCGCATCGGGTTCGGTGGCCGGGGCATCTCCCGATCGCGACCACGACGCGGGCCTGCATCGTCAGTTGGATGAGCTAGTGGCCGTAGGCGCCG
The sequence above is drawn from the Nocardioidaceae bacterium SCSIO 66511 genome and encodes:
- a CDS encoding protein phosphatase, translating into MSTGWSESTRGLFTLPSGRAVRGRGLRHGLPAGQRPTYGVYLLGRRPPPVDWETDWIRWPDFWLPTDRAAARAALQETWRRAEHERVELACGGGIGRTGTALACLAVIDGVPPTDAVEYVRAHYHPKAVETPWQRRYVHRFG
- a CDS encoding helix-turn-helix domain-containing protein — protein: MGHWKIDTEALARGRFAVSPLAETVASILALRSRRKHPGLEDWQRANQHAFREFVAADPFTRAFLDAAFRPRWNADFVVAPPHRADRTFHDELRHVRETPLDVALADLGTSRTEARGTPLETPELADRCADVLEWVWTHLVRPDWTRRRWILESDIVARTHQLSSHGWAAALEGLGPGVRWLGDGRLRINAFDNPPREISDAELIFVPVTPRHGWVGWDEPHRYTLIYPSSGVLASPERDATPTALRRLIGPARASVLALLDAPKSTSQLVALTGYTLGSVGGHLRVMLDAGLVRRSRSGRSVLYYRTPLGEELVDANP
- a CDS encoding thioesterase family protein, which encodes MAYFERRSDSSFLATDHVGGAWDTATQHIAPALGLMAHVIETDRDRRRDDGLVIGRLSYDILGTVPVELVETDVRVLRPGRTIELVEATMRHGGREIVRLRAWLMQPRDTAELEGTHLPPIPSPDEMPPWDGTSVWPGGFIESTEARRIEHEPGRASYWVRTKLPLVADEEASRLSRTVGLLDIANGMAVRANPREVMFPNLDLTAHFFGEPRGDWVGFDTTVSFGVNGIGLTSSVIHDVDGPIATTNQILTVRPL
- a CDS encoding nucleoside hydrolase, which encodes MATPIILDCDPGHDDALAILLAYANPAVDLRAITTVAGNQTLAKVTENARKVATLAGITDVPIAAGADRPLVRDLVVAQDVHGRTGLDGADLPEARVPLNSMSATTLMAQAIETSDRPVTLVPTGPLTNIAQLLRAHPSTADRIEQIVWMGGSTSHGNVTPFAEFNAFADPEAASEVFASGVPVTMIGLNVTHQALATDEIIARIRGLGSDLTTTIADLLDFFASTYKQIWNLPAPPVHDAVAVARVIEPALVECSKTAISIETAGEFTAGATVVDIYERTGRPPNAYAGVAVDVERFWELLIDALATY
- a CDS encoding DinB family protein, producing MASTDPKTVLHRYLQSARETMVWKLDGLREYDVRRPLTPTGTNLLGLVKHLTGVEFGYFGATFDRPYEGPIPWLTEDAEDNVDMWATPEETRADIIGSYRDVCRHSDLTIADLELDSPGRVEPWPPKRRDVTLEAILVHVIAETNRHAGHADIIRELIDGAAGLRDGVSNLPDGDPAWWARHHDRVEQAARAAENR
- a CDS encoding MFS transporter, translated to MTYRQLFAVREFRVFFLAVCANVASGTLAGLALATLVFARTGSPLLAALSMFGPAFAQLAGALTMMSIADQLPPRMVLATSSLVLAISTAVLAVPGMPIAAMLAIILAEGVVGSIAGGTRWGLLTEILPDDAYVLGRSVLNMAMSTMQIAGFATGGVLLVVLSPRAALLVAAMLAGVGAVVTRFGLTQRPARAEGRPSIRETWRVNRQLWSGSSVRVTYAALWLPNGLVVGCEALFVPYAPEAAGVLFIAGALGMLCGDAVTGRFVSPRLRRRLVSPVQALLALPYLAFALALPVPLAAILVAAASVGFGAGIMLQERLVALVPEHVRGQALGLHSAGMLTMQGVAATVSGTLAELMAPGEAMACMAGASLVVTALLWRPMRRPAAPLVVAPTDPLPAP
- a CDS encoding class I SAM-dependent methyltransferase — its product is MTKRALSFGAVADAYERYRPGYPDELVEAVITYDTGRPRTALEIGAGTGKATRAFVKHGIDVLATERDPDMLAVLRREVPAAATAQATLEELSVTSTYDLVYVAAALHWTDPATRWQRIATLLRPGGTFASFGGPFELADAADQRALDEARRPYVADDAINPPVGDWSDAEMRWPGSELERTDLFADVRQVVIERSFTTSADDYVAHLATISAYLQLPPAELAALLDACRRALPETVEVSADVDLHLARRAGPG
- a CDS encoding uracil-DNA glycosylase yields the protein MSAKPLSEIVAPDWAEALAPVEPDITRLGAFLRDEIGAGRTYLPAGDDILRAFREPMADVRVLIVGQDPYPTPGHPIGLCFSVAPDVRPVPASLQNIYAELEADLGLPRPESGDLTPWTKQGVLLLNRVLTVRPGKPASHRGKGWESVTEQAIRALVARDAPLVALLWGRDAQTLEPMLGDTTVIKSPHPSPLSASRGFFGSRPFSRANSALEAAGATPVDWRLT
- a CDS encoding MmcQ/YjbR family DNA-binding protein encodes the protein MAHPRMYDDADPLLAEVRPICLALPETREVEAWGRPTFRAGKRIFAVYSGDDDHENSLVFKPESDERAALLQDPRFYSPPYFGPSGWLALDLVEHPPDWAEVAELVEASYRQVALKRMLRALP
- the ligD gene encoding non-homologous end-joining DNA ligase, with the protein product MAKAGDPIEIEVGPYVVRVTNPERIYFPQIGATKHDLIDYYLTVGDGIVNALWERPCMLHRFPTGISGDKVHQKRVPAGAPPWIETVRVEFPRYRRHAYELCVTDVAQVLWAVQMSTVEFHPWNSRRAHVEIPDEWRIDLDPMPDCDFATVQRVAHVVHEVLDELGATGWPKTTGGRGMHVYVRIVPEHGFTDVRRAALAFAREVERRIPDEVTTTWWRKDRDPTALFVDYNQNARDHTIACAYSVRGVPDARVSAPVRWDEIDDVRPEDFTINTMPARYAELGDLHHGIDQAVFDIAPLLEWADRDERDGAETPEVD
- a CDS encoding pyridoxal-phosphate dependent enzyme, producing the protein MTALRDPDASTIAAAQARIESYVRPLTLRRSSVLTEQTGGTMTLVLESEQPTGSFKIRGAANAVLAHLEHGVTGFTTASTGNHARAVAHLCNQHRVPLRAYVSRDVSADRVRSLKELSATVDASAASQTEAIERAQTYAAERGHAFVPPFDDPYVISGQGTLGLDLASAIPELDVVVVPVSGGGLASGVALAVKSALPRVRVIGVCAERAPAMRAALDAGRPVEVRERETVAESLRGDLGPDNRHTFRLVRDLVDEVVLVSEDALVDAQRLLAEADGVAAEGAGAAATAFVRADPQAFTGRSVAVIVSGAADTTTLQP